One segment of Synchiropus splendidus isolate RoL2022-P1 chromosome 4, RoL_Sspl_1.0, whole genome shotgun sequence DNA contains the following:
- the dram1 gene encoding DNA damage-regulated autophagy modulator protein 1, protein MSGLRQGLCWLPVFLVAWSASNFIIPYIIAVCRHDVSVIFPYISTAGATPPESCIFGLMAVITACAALATMYARYKFMERLLEETSRVSPRLNSASLLLGMCSCLGMCVVGSFPESTVLVVHDIGAFLFFVSGVGYILLQTVMGCQLAPYRSSLCWIRSSLVAVAILALVSAIICGSLQRPTDPSRDPTPQSDPLHVASAACEWILAFSFVCFFLTFINEFKLFSLLVRVEYM, encoded by the exons ATGTCCGGACTGCGCCAGGGCTTGTGCTGGTTACCAGTGTTCCTGGTGGCCTGGTCGGCCAGCAACTTCATCATCCCTTACATCATTGCGGTGTGTCGCCATGACGTCAGCGTGATCTTCCCGTACATCAG CACCGCTGGGGCCACCCCTCCGGAGAGCTGCATCTTCGGACTGATGGCCGTCATCACCGCCTGCGCAG CGTTAGCCACCATGTACGCTCGCTACAAGTTCATGGAGCGGCTGCTGGAGGAGACGTCGCGCGTGAGTCCCCGGCTGAACTCTGCCTCCCTGCTGCTCGGGATGTGTTCGTGTCTGGGCATGTGTGTGGTGGGCTCCTTCCCG GAGTCCACCGTCCTGGTGGTTCACGACATCGGAGCCTTCCTCTTCTTCGTGTCTGGCGTGGGCTACATCCTCCTGCAGACGGTGATGGGCTGTCAGCTGGCTCCGTACAGGTCGTCCCTGTGCTGGATCCGCTCCAGCCTCGTCGCCGTGGCGATCCTGGCGCTTGTTTCTG CCATCATTTGCGGCTCACTGCAGAGACCCACCGACCCCAGTCGAGACCCCACCCCCCAG AGCGACCCGCTCCATGTGGCCAGCGCTGCCTGTGAATGGATCCTGGCCTTCAGTTTCGTCTgcttcttcctcaccttcatcaacGAGTTCAAG CTCTTCAGCCTGCTGGTGAGAGTGGAGTACATGTAG
- the si:zfos-932h1.3 gene encoding zinc finger protein 271, whose amino-acid sequence MDDLPRSSLRLLVPPLQLHSAAMLQLLKHKDVTHYGELERFVLMVTEAVPGLMTHKDRAQLILGLRARVVLELCRDSRQGSVPDSQQVQEHLERLPVTSPGISDVDAELRMTESTFTALVQSLMKDPSERAYFFQEVFPVQYGPAYDAALYQLLEELLCKLEKLFPIPDLRQTAAWMGSSYRMLEAWVPATSEELCFVVRHYRDSGLLKVPPESGCGGGVRPRGVSPEGPSSAGSSCIMSALSIPPSHKPHASIGLDSVQSYSGVIYPVAMVEGEQFDIVTVYTEVEVGASGAEEAGTPPAAETYEEAATEETTRAESEAVDVSRAVETLSKAFALTKETFYPVSEKKPSSETEHEKTDGPEEAEEREARDHEDSPQQLTTCTPASSESIAGPMTTFTPSRSEEEFTLRSRGADASLTNNSAEEASVIAVKPSETDEATDVIFTCSQCPFHPADHNSPPHFHMKSVPTEQYRDLQGEKFTPTPSSTDQIFTSITLVPKGLRGEGPVAESQSRQKSLTCETCGRTFTRSSDVKRHQLTHTGERPFCCSQCDRTFQHSWDLAKHERRHHHASVSFSCQVCGRLFLNLRALTVHHKKAHSGATRLAHICSICSQSFGSASELLEHRRSHVATKQYVCQLCGEAFDSLLARSQHRQAHHVKSLHQCPHCDKTYTRRSDVKRHLSSHTGERPYRCTQCSKSFSLRFMLLKHLHIHTGERPFQCSHCPKRFTLASVLTRHERMHTGEKPFLCSQCGKSFLTQGELSKHYRSHVEDRPFPCSLCDKRFKSKKTQQEHVASHSGARPYPCSHCGKCFSKPYALVRHNLIHTGERPFPCGHCHKTFLTLSEAQLHQRVHTGERPYRCSSCELQFKSSSELARHKRVHSGLKPAKLLCEKCRQTFPSRVKLRRHVEQCEGSGMAPHSLASKPS is encoded by the exons atggatG ACCTGCCGCGCTCCAGCCTGCGCCTCCTGGTGCCTCCGCTGCAGCTGCACTCGGCTGCCATGTTGCAGctgctgaaacacaaagacGTGACGCACTACGGTGAGCTGGAGCGCTTTGTGTTGATGGTGACCGAAGCGGTGCCGGGACTGATGACCCACAAGGACCGAGCCCAACTCATCCTGGGCCTGCGGGCCAGA GTGGTGCTGGAGCTCTGCAGGGACTCCAGACAAGGTTCCGTTCCAGACTCTCAGCAGGTCCAGGAGCACCTGGAGAGACTCCCAGTGACCTCACCGGGCATCAGC GACGTGGACGCAGAGCTGAGGATGACAGAGTCCACTTTCACGGCGCTGGTCCAGAGTCTCATGAAGGACCCGTCTGAAAGAGCCTACTTCTTTCAG GAGGTGTTTCCGGTGCAGTACGGTCCTGCGTACGACGCTGCTCTCtaccagctgctggaggagctgctgtgtAAGCTGGAGAAGCTGTTTCCCATCCCGGACCTCAGACAG ACGGCAGCCTGGATGGGCTCTTCCTACCGGATGCTGGAGGCCTGGGTTCCGGCGACATCTGAGGAGCTGTGCTTCGTGGTCCGGCACTACAGGGATTCGGGTCTTCTGAAAGTGCCTCCAGAGTCgggatgtggaggaggagtcCGGCCCAGgggcgtctctccagaaggtCCGTCGTCTGCCGGCAGCAGCTGCATCATGTCTGCTctgtccatccctccatcccacaAACCCCATGCCTCGATCGGACTGGACTCTGTCCAGAGCTACAGCGGAGTCATCTACCCGGTGGCCATGGTGGAGGGCGAGCAGTTTGACATCGTCACCGTCTACACCGAGGTGGAGGTTGGAGCTTCAGGAGCGGAGGAAGCAGGAACACCGCCAGCAGCTGAGACCTATGAGGAGGCGGCGACCGAGGAGACCACCCGGGCCGAGAGCGAAGCTGTGGACGTGAGCCGAGCGGTGGAGACCTTGTCTAAAGCCTTCGCTCTCACCAAGGAGACCTTCTACCCTGTGAGTGAGAAGAAACCCAGCAGCGAGACTGAACATGAGAAGACCGATGGACCAGAAGAGGCTGAGGAGCGTGAGGCGAGAGACCACGAGGACTCTCCTCAGCAGCTCACCACCTGCACTCCAGCGTCCTCAGAGAGCATCGCCGGACCTATGACCACGTTCACACCCAGCAGGTCTGAGGAGGAGTTCACGCTCAGGAGCCGTGGCGCAGACGCCTCTCTCAC GAACAACAGCGCGGAGGAGGCTTCAGTCATCGCCGTCAAACCAAGCGAGACAG ATGAAGCGACTGACGTCATCTTCACCTGCTCGCAGTGTCCGTTCCACCCCGCCGACCACAACAGTCCTCCTCACTTCCACATGAAGAGCGTCCCCACTGAGCAGTACAGGGATCTGCAGGGGGAGAAATTCACGCCGACCCCGTCCAGCACTGACCAGatcttcacctccatcactctggtCCCCAAAGGACTGAGGGGGGAGGGGCCAGTCGCCGAAAGTCAGAGCAGACAGAAGTCGCTGACGTGCGAGACGTGTGGCCGCACGTTCACGCGCAGTTCTGACGTGAAGCGGCaccagctgacgcacacgggggAGCGGCCCTTCTGCTGCTCGCAGTGTGACCGGACCTTCCAGCACTCCTGGGACCTGGCCAAGCACGAGCGGAGGCACCACCACGCGtccgtctccttcagctgcCAGGTGTGTGGGAGGCTGTTCCTCAACCTGCGAGCCTTGACGGTTCACCACAAGAAGGCCCACTCCGGGGCGACCCGGCTGGCTCACATCTGCTCCATCTGCAGTCAGAGCTTCGGCTCGGCCTCGGAGCTGCTGGAGCACCGGCGGTCCCACGTGGCCACCAAGCAGTACGTGTGCCAGCTGTGCGGCGAAGCCTTCGACTCGCTGCTGGCTCGCTCCCAGCACCGGCAGGCGCACCACGTCAAGTCGCTGCACCAGTGTCCACACTGCGACAAGACGTACACGCGCAGGTCGGACGTGAAGCGGCACCTGAGCAGCCACACGGGCGAGCGGCCGTACCGCTGCACCCAGTGTAGCAAGAGCTTCTCGCTGCGCTTCATGCTGCTGAAGCACCTCCACATACACACGGGAGAGAGACCCTTCCAGTGCTCCCACTGCCCCAAGAGGTTCACTCTGGCATCGGTTCTGACCCGACACGAGAGGAtgcacacaggagagaaacctttcctctgctctcagtgtggcaaGAGCTTTCTGACGCAGGGCGAGCTCTCCAAACACTACAGGTCTCACGTGGAGGACAGACCCTTCCCCTGTTCTCTGTGCGACAAGCGCTTCAAGAGCAAGAAGACCCAGCAGGAGCACGTGGCCTCCCACAGCGGGGCGCGGCCATACCCCTGCAGCCACTGCGGGAAGTGCTTCTCCAAGCCTTACGCGCTGGTCAGGCACAACCTCATCCACACGGGCGAGCGGCCGTTCCCCTGCGGCCACTGCCACAAGACCTTCCTGACGCTGAGCGAGGCCCAGCTGCACCAGCGCGTCCACACCGGGGAGAGACCGTaccgctgctcctcctgtgAGCTCCAGTTCAAGAGCTCGTCGGAGCTGGCCCGACACAAGCGCGTCCACTCGGGGCTGAAGCCGGCAAAGCTGCTGTGTGAGAAGTGCCGGCAGACGTTTCCTTCCAGGGTCAAGCTGAGGAGACACGTGGAGCAGTGCGAGGGCTCAGGCATGGCACCGCACTCACTCGCCTCCAAACCCAGTTAA
- the washc3 gene encoding WASH complex subunit 3, with product MDEDGLPIVGSGVDLTKVPAIQQRRIVAYLNQFIVHTVRFLNNFSTVCEEKLSSVSLRIQQIETTLCILEAKLSSIPGLEDVTVDGGGKSRAVLNNGSVPAAQNQADGPAGGSLPAPEPVPSAQEPVTQLQPEAEDSNVLTVSKDPRYARYLKMVQVGVPAMAIRNKMVMEGLDPNLLDTPDAPVPDGGAQAVEDPDVGGASSDSESSFSD from the exons ATGGACGAGGACGGACTGCCGATTGTCGGTTCTGGTGTCGATCTGACGAAG GTTCCAGCGATTCAGCAGAGAAGAATCGTGGCTTATCTGAACCAGTTTATTGTGCACACCGTCCGGTTCCTCAACAACTTCTCCACAGTGTGTGAGGAG AAGCTTTCCAGCGTCTCTCTTCGTATCCAGCAGATCGAGACGACCCTGTGTATCCTGGAGGCCAAG CTCTCCTCCATTCCTGGCCTGGAGGACGTCACAGTGGATGGAGGTGGAAAGTCCAGAGCGGTTCTGAACAATGGGTCTGTCCCAGCTGCTCAGAACCAGGCGGACGGTCCAGCGGGGGGCAGCCTTCCTGCCCCTGAG CCCGTCCCCAGTGCCCAGGAGCCCGTGACTCAGCTCCAACCCGAGGCAGAAGACTCCAACGTCCTGACTGTGTCCAAGGACCCGCGATACGCCAGATACTTGAAAATGGTTCAAGTG GGTGTCCCGGCGATGGCGATCCGGAATAAGATGGTCATGGAAGGCCTGGATCCAAACCTGCTAGA CACGCCTGACGCTCCGGTGCCGGACGGAGGAGCGCAGGCCGTCGAGGACCCAGACGTGGGCGGCGCCAGCTCAGACAGCGAATCGTCCTTCAGTGACTGA
- the mcat gene encoding malonyl-CoA-acyl carrier protein transacylase, mitochondrial, giving the protein MMRAACTSRVRSRLSLTARTVTNHPGPGDGAGPAGSWGESAHPPADSDSSERQRPWKDPSSRTVLLFPGQGSQFVGMGRGLLRYPNVREMFSVAQEVLGYDLLQLCLEGPEKELMKTVHCQPAVFVSSLAAVERMNEENPQAIERCVAAAGFSVGEFAALVFSGSMNFAEALYAVKVRAEAMQEASERVSSGMLSVIGRPQAQYKHACVLAKEHCERLGVEEPVCSVANYLFPDGRVIAGHTQALDFLRQNSRQLHFMRTKPLSVSGAFHTSLMEGATEPLKEVLRQIEVRRPEIKVYSNVDGKRYMNESHIRKQLVKQLVSPVKWEQTLHQIYERLQGERFPHTYEVGPGRQLGATLLKCNRNAHALYSHVDVACDPGPGD; this is encoded by the exons ATGATGAGAGCAGCTTGCACGAGCAGAGTCAGGTCCCGGCTCTCCCTGACCGCGAGGACGGTCACGAACCACCCGGGTCCAGGCGACGGAGCTGGTCCTGCCGGGTCCTGGGGTGAAAGCGCGCATCCCCCTGCGGACAGCGACTCCTCAGAGCGACAGAGGCCATGGAAGGATCCGAGTAGCCGGACTGTGCTGCTTTTCCCCGGCCAGGGCAGCCAGTTTGTGGGGATGGGTCGCGGACTGTTGCGGTATCCGAACGTCAGGGAGATGTTCTCTGTGGCGCAAGAGGTCCTGGGCTATGACCTGCTCCAGCTGTGCCTGGAAGGACCCGAGAAGGAGCTGATGAAGACGGTGCACTGTCAGCCTGCTGTGTTCGTCTCCTCCCTGGCTGCTGTGGAGAGGATGAACGAGGAGAACCCGCAG GCCATTGAGCGTTGTGTCGCAGCAGCAGGATTCAGTGTTGGAGAATTCGCTGCCCTGGTTTTCTCAGGCTCCATGAACTTTGCAGAAG CTCTGTATGCGGTGAAGGTGCGAGCCGAGGCCATGCAGGAAGCTTCGGAGCGGGTCAGCAGCGGCATGCTGTCAGTCATCGGCCGACCCCAGGCCCAGTACAAACACGCCTGTGTTCTGGCTAAAGAGCACTGCGAGAGGCTCGGGGTGGAGGAGCCCGTCTGCTCTGTGGCCAACTACCTGTTCCCAGATGGAAGGGTCATCGCGGGACACACGCAG GCCCTGGATTTTCTACGGCAGAACTCCAGACAGCTCCACTTCATGAGGACCAAACCTCTGTCCGTCAGTGGCGCCTTCCACACGTCACTCATGGAGGGCGCCACTGAACCACTCAAGGAGGTTCTCCGGCAAATCGAG GTTCGGCGCCCGGAGATCAAGGTTTACTCCAACGTGGACGGGAAGCGCTACATGAACGAAAGTCACATCCGGAAGCAGCTGGTGAAGCAGCTGGTGTCGCCGGTGAAGTGGGAGCAGACTCTGCACCAGATCTACGAGAGACTGCAGGGAGAGAGGTTCCCCCACACGTACGAGGTGGGCCCCGGCCGGCAGCTGGGGGCCACGCTGCTGAAGTGCAACAGGAACGCCCATGCACTGTACTCGCACGTGGACGTGGCCTGCGACCCGGGCCCCGGGGACTGA
- the LOC128758114 gene encoding tetraspanin-7-like yields the protein MRSSLSYDSLSAGQSPASRDLERELLAARRLSSPRGLNRPTPPPRRTSAIPGYLLPPYQEREELRRFSSSVCAEASLAPPVDPPVGGSPPCCRPVGVMHLLRLALLAFSCVFWAAGLALFTLGIWAQISLADYMLLSTNRYPNAPLILLFTGGAVTAWGFLGCLGVAANLPGVLRAYGFFQLAALVAGLAAGLSGLFYREDIAGGFRSGLHGAVSGYTEDEGRADALDTLQRALKCCGAENWRDWLSSDWAAQHVSVLENSTLVSLPDSCCMRRKGCKNRALPSNDSDAVVAAGIHPHGCFRKVFSLVNDNVFHIAAAVLGLALTQIGGIALACLLANRLAPRQHGRVVAH from the coding sequence ATGAGGTCGTCACTGTCGTACGACTCCCTGTCAGCTGGACAGAGTCCTGCCAGTCGTGACTTGGAGCGGGAGCTGCTGGCGGCGAGGCGTCTGTCCTCTCCACGAGGTCTCAACCGTCCAACTCCGCCTCCACGGCGAACGTCGGCCATACCTGGATACCTACTCCCTCCGTATCAGGAGCGAGAGGAGCTGCGGCGTTTCTCCTCGTCCGTCTGTGCAGAGGCCTCCCTGGCGCCCCCTGTAGACCCCCCTGTGGGTGGGAGCCCACCCTGCTGCCGCCCGGTGGGAGTCATGCACCTGCTGCGTCTGGCGCTCCTGGCCTTCAGCTGCGTGTTCTGGGCCGCGGGCCTGGCGCTCTTCACGCTGGGCATCTGGGCTCAGATCTCCTTGGCCGACTACATGCTGCTGTCCACCAACAGGTATCCCAACGCCCCGCTCATCCTCCTGTTCACCGGGGGCGCTGTGACGGCGTGGGGCTTCCTCGGGTGCCTGGGTGTGGCTGCCAATCTCCCGGGGGTTCTACGGGCCTACGGCTTCTTTCAGCTCGCCGCCCTGGTGGCCGGACTGGCGGCTGGTCTCTCTGGCCTCTTTTACCGTGAGGACATCGCCGGAGGGTTCCGTAGCGGGCTACACGGAGCAGTGTCGGGCTACACGGAGGACGAAGGGCGCGCCGACGCGTTGGACACCCTTCAGAGGGCGCTCAAGTGCTGCGGGGCGGAGAACTGGCGTGACTGGCTGTCCTCGGACTGGGCCGCTCAGCACGTGTCCGTCCTGGAGAACAGCACTCTGGTGTCTCTGCCCGACAGCTGCTGCATGAGGCGGAAGGGCTGCAAGAACCGAGCGCTGCCGTCCAACGACAGTGACGCCGTCGTCGCCGCTGGGATCCATCCGCACGGCTGCTTCCGGAAAGTCTTCAGTCTGGTCAACGACAACGTCTTCCACATCGCCGCGGCCGTGCTGGGCCTGGCACTGACGCAGATCGGAGGCATCGCTCTGGCCTGTCTGCTAGCGAACAGGCTAGCGCCGCGACAGCACGGACGAGTGGTGGCCCATTGA
- the def6c gene encoding differentially expressed in FDCP 6 homolog, whose protein sequence is MDLKSELLKSIWYAFTSLDVEKCGKVSKSQLKVLSHNLYTVLNIPHDPVALEEHFQDDDDGPVSNHGYMPYLNKYILDKVEEGMFDKEKFDDLCWMMTMKKNYRGAPEGALLCERDCFKLFCLFNLLSEDHYPLVMILQEVEYLLKKISAAMSQEWDAKPLEDFLSQDASVQEEGLTVWRFLHHLEAGHLLRVSSSEAFSLALHEVFLEMYHNVLKRGYMWKKGHVRRNWTERWFVLKPSTMAYYVSDDLRDQRGEIRLDKTCVVESIPDREGKRCLFCVKTHSKTYEMSASDQRLKVEWTQAVQTALRLQREGKPSLHQELKLKRRVQREHSQRERSRSARSSCSSRSSRSSQSEDSASQEPERDRQDLEIESIIQHARELEHRRREAEEKERRRQREVQMELERQLKEANMMRDSMQAEMQQKVKEAEQQKKRIQELEMTQRQLETALNMEIQARTEEERARLELQRLLQAEEEKKQQFQLLQEQQRALQELSPIVEASNTCLEHPSALHYASQELQDLQESRQRSHQHLEEVQEKLRNASQHVRHWNVQLNRLMTPISPGERLELRLSTKQMCPKKEGALASNEFITKLKTRIEIGSGTEDGETLSEQVDAMNLEDAPLEKSNGQV, encoded by the exons ATGGACCTGAAATCCGAACTTCTCAAGTCGATATGGTACGCCTTCACCTCCCTGGACGTGGAGAAGTGCGGCAAAGTGTCCAAGTCGCAGCTCAAG GTACTCTCTCATAACCTGTACACGGTCCTCAACATTCCTCATGACCCTGTGGCCCTGGAGGAGCACTTCCAGGACGACGACGACGGCCCCGTGTCCAACCATGGCTACATGCCCTACCTCAACAAATACATCCTGGACAAG GTCGAGGAGGGGATGTTCGACAAGGAGAAGTTTGACGACCTCTGCTGGATGATGACCATGAAGAAGAACTACCGGGGCGCGCCTGAGGGGGCGCTGCTGTGCGAGAGAGACTGCTTCAAGCTCTTCTGCCTGTTCAACCTGCTGTCCGAGGACCACTACCCTCTGGTGATGATCCTCCAGGAG GTGGAGTATCTTCTGAAGAAGATCTCAGCCGCCATGAGCCAGGAGTGGGACGCCAAACCCCTGGAGGACTTCCTGTCGCAGGATGCTTCGGTGCAGGAGGAAGGCTTGACGGTGTGGAGGTTCCTGCACCACCTGGAGGCCGGGCACCTCCTGAGGGTCTCCAGCTCGGAGGCCTTCAGCCTGGCCCTGCACGAGGTCTTCCTGGAGATGTACCACAACGTCTTGAAGAGA GGCTACATGTGGAAGAAGGGCCACGTGCGGCGGAACTGGACCGAGCGCTGGTTCGTGCTGAAGCCCTCCACCATGGCCTACTATGTGAGCGACGACCTGAGGGACCAGCGTGGGGAGATCCGGCTGGACAAGACCTGCGTGGTGGAG TCGATCCCCGACAGAGAAGGGAAGCGCTGTCTCTTCTGTGTGAAGACTCACAGCAAAACCTATGAGATGAGCGCGTCCGACCAGAGGCTGAAGGTGGAGTGGACTCAAG CCGTGCAGACGGCGCTGCGCCTGCAGAGGGAGGGCAAGCCGTCGCTCCACCaggagctgaagctgaagcGCCGGGTGCAGCGCGAGCACAGCCAGCGGGAGCGCAGCCGGAGTGcacgcagcagctgcagcagcaggagcagccgcagcagccagTCGGAGGACTCCGCTTCCCAGGAGCCGGAACGAGACAGGCAGGATCTGGAGATAGAAAGTATCATCCAG CACGCTCGCGAGCTGGAGCATCGTCGGCGAGAggcggaggagaaggagaggaggaggcagcgggAGGTGcagatggagctggagagacAACTGAAAGAAGCCAATATG ATGCGAGACAGCATGCAGGCCGAGATGCAGCAGAAAGTGAAGGAGgcggagcagcagaagaagagaatCCAGGAGCTGGAGATGACCCAGCGCCAACTGGAGACGGCCCTCAACATGGAGATCCAGGCTcgaacagaggaggagagggccAGGCTCGAGCTGCagag GCTGCtgcaggcggaggaggagaagaagcagcagttccagctcctgcaggagcagcagagggctCTGCAGGAGCTCAGCCCCATCGTGGAAGCTTCTAACACTTGTTTGGAGCATCCCTCCGCCCTCCATTACGCCTCGCAGGAACTGCAGGACCTGCAGGAGTCTCGGCAACGGAGCCACCAGCATCTGGAG GAGGTGCAGGAGAAGCTGAGGAACGCCAGTCAACACGTGAGGCACTGGAACGTCCAGCTGAACCGCCTGATGACGCCCATCAGCCCAGGAG AACGCTTGGAGCTCAGACTCTCAACCAAACAAATGTGCCCCAAAAAAGAAGGTGCGCTGGCCAGCAACGAGTTCATCACAAAATTAAAGACTCGAATTGAGATCGGCAGCGGGACGGAGGACGGCGAAACCCTGAGCGAACAGGTCGATGCCATGAACCTGGAAGACGCTCCACTGGAGAAGTCAAATGGACAAGTGTGA